The Methanobacterium sp. BAmetb5 genome includes a region encoding these proteins:
- the nifH gene encoding nitrogenase iron protein, translating to MVRKIAIYGKGGIGKSTTTQNTASAMAHFHDKKVMIHGCDPKADSTRMILRGKMQRTMMDTLREEGEEACMDLDNIMSVGYEGIKCVESGGPEPGVGCAGRGVITAITIMEQKKVYDDDLDFVFFDVLGDVVCGGFAMPIRDGKAEEIYVVASGEMMALYAANNLCKGMVKYAEQSGVRLGGIICNSRNVDGEKELLEEFCKRIGTQLIYFVPRDNIVQKAEFNKKTVVDFDETCNQAHEYQELAKKIIENDNFIIPDPMTMEEMEELVVKYGVLD from the coding sequence ATGGTAAGAAAAATTGCAATATATGGTAAAGGTGGAATTGGAAAATCTACAACAACTCAAAATACAGCATCAGCCATGGCACACTTCCATGACAAGAAAGTCATGATACACGGCTGTGACCCCAAAGCAGACAGTACCAGAATGATTCTCAGGGGAAAAATGCAGAGAACCATGATGGACACCCTCCGAGAGGAAGGAGAAGAAGCGTGTATGGACCTGGACAACATTATGTCCGTAGGTTATGAAGGAATAAAATGTGTTGAGTCCGGAGGACCTGAACCTGGTGTTGGCTGTGCAGGTAGGGGAGTTATAACCGCTATAACCATCATGGAACAGAAAAAAGTCTACGACGACGATCTGGACTTCGTTTTCTTCGATGTTCTGGGTGACGTTGTGTGCGGAGGATTCGCAATGCCCATTAGGGATGGGAAAGCCGAAGAGATCTACGTGGTCGCATCCGGAGAGATGATGGCACTGTATGCAGCCAACAACCTGTGTAAAGGTATGGTTAAGTACGCAGAACAAAGCGGCGTCCGGCTGGGAGGGATTATCTGTAACAGTCGAAACGTGGATGGTGAAAAAGAACTCCTGGAGGAATTCTGTAAACGTATCGGAACCCAGCTAATATATTTCGTTCCCCGGGACAACATCGTGCAGAAAGCAGAATTCAACAAAAAAACAGTAGTTGATTTCGATGAAACTTGTAACCAGGCCCATGAATACCAGGAACTGGCCAAAAAAATTATAGAGAACGATAATTTCATCATTCCAGACCCCATGACTATGGAAGAAATGGAAGAACTGGTGGTTAAGTACGGCGTGCTGGATTAA
- a CDS encoding P-II family nitrogen regulator: MKMIRAILRPDKSEEVVDALSKAGYVALTKLDVIGRGKQKGIQIDEIYYDELPKVMLMLVSEPENTGEIVQIINETAFTGNFGDGKVFVSPVEEAYTVRTRTKGL, encoded by the coding sequence ATGAAGATGATCAGAGCAATACTTCGCCCGGATAAATCTGAAGAAGTGGTAGACGCCCTTTCAAAAGCAGGGTACGTGGCTCTAACCAAGCTTGACGTCATTGGACGTGGAAAACAAAAAGGGATCCAGATTGATGAGATCTACTACGATGAACTCCCCAAGGTGATGTTAATGCTGGTGTCAGAGCCTGAAAACACCGGGGAGATTGTACAGATAATCAACGAAACTGCATTCACCGGTAACTTCGGAGACGGGAAAGTGTTTGTTAGCCCTGTTGAAGAAGCCTACACCGTCAGGACCCGGACTAAAGGACTTTAA
- a CDS encoding P-II family nitrogen regulator — MKEITAIIRPNKINTTKIVLSTLGFPAMTAQRVLGRGKQKAILGEVTMDIDKTKLRDKQGTMPYIPKRMLTILVPDQDVSLVVEAIMRVNQTGQKGDGRIFVSPIDEAIRVRTGENGDKAIT; from the coding sequence ATGAAAGAGATCACCGCCATAATTCGCCCCAATAAAATCAACACCACTAAAATAGTTCTCAGTACCTTGGGATTTCCAGCCATGACTGCTCAGCGGGTACTTGGACGTGGAAAACAAAAAGCCATCCTCGGGGAAGTAACCATGGATATCGACAAAACCAAACTTCGTGACAAACAGGGGACCATGCCCTACATCCCCAAAAGAATGTTAACCATCCTCGTCCCTGATCAAGATGTCTCCCTGGTGGTGGAAGCCATAATGCGCGTGAACCAGACTGGGCAAAAAGGAGATGGTAGAATATTTGTATCCCCTATTGACGAAGCCATCCGGGTGAGAACCGGGGAAAATGGAGATAAAGCAATTACTTAA
- a CDS encoding nitrogenase subunit alpha, translating into MPYKLFDVDEDIPERKKHTYVKHCSDPEDCMPSCNTKTVPGSMSERGCAFAGAKGVITGALKDVVHVVHSPVGCTYYAGGTKRYPTSPDMPDGSKFPIENFNLKYVCGTDLMESDVVFGGMKKLRQSLIDAAQEFPEATAIYSYATCTTGLIGDDMDAVAKELTAELGKDVVAFNAPGFAGPSQSKGHHIANHTIFDRLVGTQEPPSTTPYDIGLIGEYNIDGDLWILESYFKEMGLRILSRFSGDSTHNEICFMHRAKLNLVRCQRSATYIADLIKEKYDVPYINVDFFSTEYCAENLRTIGKYFGREKEAEKVIGDRMAKVAPELEIYKEKLQGKKVYIFSGGPKSWHLATPLEKELGMDVTAVASQFEHEDGYVKMKKRVKEGALIVDDPNSMELEEMISKDRPDLILAGIKEKYMAHKLGVPTIMIHSYENGPYIGFEGFLNLAKDMYSYIYNPIWSMLEFEENPAGSEEDEGLTESLETPNQVEMGK; encoded by the coding sequence ATGCCTTACAAACTTTTCGACGTGGATGAAGATATCCCTGAGCGAAAAAAACACACCTATGTTAAACACTGTTCGGATCCAGAAGACTGCATGCCTTCCTGCAATACCAAAACCGTTCCCGGATCCATGAGTGAACGGGGATGTGCATTTGCCGGTGCCAAAGGGGTAATAACTGGAGCACTAAAAGACGTGGTCCACGTGGTCCACTCACCTGTGGGATGTACCTACTATGCCGGAGGTACCAAAAGATACCCCACCAGTCCGGACATGCCGGATGGGAGTAAATTTCCCATAGAAAACTTCAACCTAAAATACGTCTGTGGTACCGACCTGATGGAATCCGATGTGGTTTTCGGAGGTATGAAAAAATTAAGGCAATCCCTAATAGATGCTGCACAGGAATTTCCCGAAGCAACTGCCATTTACTCCTACGCTACCTGCACCACCGGATTAATAGGGGATGATATGGATGCAGTTGCCAAAGAACTTACTGCTGAATTGGGTAAAGATGTGGTAGCATTTAACGCACCAGGATTTGCCGGGCCAAGCCAATCCAAAGGACACCACATAGCAAATCACACCATATTCGATAGGTTGGTAGGTACCCAGGAGCCCCCAAGCACCACCCCCTATGACATAGGATTGATCGGTGAGTACAATATAGACGGAGACCTCTGGATACTTGAATCATACTTCAAAGAGATGGGATTACGTATCCTCAGCAGATTCAGTGGTGACTCCACCCACAATGAAATATGCTTTATGCACCGGGCCAAACTGAATCTGGTAAGATGTCAACGGTCTGCCACCTACATTGCCGACCTCATAAAAGAAAAATATGATGTTCCCTACATCAACGTGGATTTCTTTAGTACGGAGTATTGTGCAGAAAACCTCAGAACCATAGGGAAATATTTCGGCCGGGAAAAGGAGGCAGAAAAGGTTATAGGCGACAGAATGGCTAAGGTAGCCCCAGAACTGGAGATCTATAAGGAAAAACTCCAGGGTAAAAAGGTTTACATATTCTCCGGAGGTCCCAAAAGCTGGCACTTGGCCACTCCCCTGGAGAAAGAACTGGGAATGGATGTAACCGCCGTGGCATCACAGTTCGAACACGAAGACGGTTACGTGAAAATGAAGAAACGAGTCAAAGAAGGAGCACTAATAGTTGACGACCCTAACTCCATGGAACTGGAAGAGATGATCAGCAAAGACCGACCCGACCTGATACTGGCCGGTATTAAAGAGAAGTACATGGCCCACAAACTGGGAGTACCCACCATAATGATCCACTCCTATGAAAACGGACCCTACATCGGATTTGAAGGTTTCCTGAACCTGGCCAAGGACATGTACTCCTACATCTACAACCCCATCTGGAGCATGTTAGAGTTTGAAGAAAATCCAGCAGGAAGTGAAGAGGATGAAGGATTAACTGAATCACTAGAAACCCCCAACCAAGTGGAGATGGGCAAATGA
- a CDS encoding nitrogenase component 1, producing MSGINVIEKERTLIVNPLKTCQPLGAMYAVMGVHHGLPMVHGSQGCSTFVRYNFARHFREPAEIAVSSLHEDAAVFGGRKNINAGIKNLALRFKPDLIGAITTCSSEIIGDDVFGFVDTTKKELKEMSQEVKGLDKIEVIPIPTPSFVGNHFTGYDIGVKSLVDALAEPGEPTEKVNLIPGMVNPGDIREIKHILALLGIEGLLLTDTSDPFDSPLRPSVTPTEPYFPKGGTSVDEIRDSANSQGTIALCKYAGSGANSLEKKYDVPAIIESPPIGLQNTDQFLRNLKKLTDCEIPDSILDERGMLVDLIADNAARYLFDRKVAIYGDPDMTTGMARFVGELGMEPTMVCTGANSKTFAPDMEKISKETGCDIDVLFEQDMRSFEVYVKENPVDLMIGPSDGRLLAQNLGIPLIRVGFPVYDRIGYHRHPIVGYNGAARLMELITNSVLEKYYEPSHWKLQQ from the coding sequence ATGAGTGGAATAAATGTAATAGAAAAGGAAAGAACCCTCATAGTTAACCCACTGAAAACTTGCCAACCTTTAGGGGCCATGTATGCCGTTATGGGTGTGCACCACGGATTACCCATGGTACATGGATCCCAGGGGTGTTCCACCTTTGTAAGGTACAACTTCGCACGTCATTTCCGTGAACCAGCAGAAATCGCAGTTTCCTCACTGCACGAAGATGCCGCGGTATTCGGAGGAAGGAAAAACATTAATGCCGGTATTAAAAACCTGGCACTGCGTTTCAAACCGGATCTTATCGGGGCCATAACCACCTGTTCCAGTGAGATCATTGGAGATGATGTATTCGGATTCGTGGACACCACCAAAAAAGAACTGAAAGAAATGAGCCAGGAGGTTAAAGGCCTGGATAAAATCGAAGTGATCCCCATACCCACCCCCAGTTTTGTAGGAAACCATTTCACCGGCTATGATATAGGGGTTAAATCCTTAGTAGACGCCCTGGCCGAACCGGGTGAACCCACCGAGAAAGTGAACCTCATTCCCGGGATGGTAAACCCCGGGGACATAAGGGAGATCAAACACATCCTGGCCCTCCTGGGAATTGAGGGATTGCTGTTAACTGACACTTCCGATCCATTTGATTCACCACTCAGACCATCGGTAACACCCACAGAACCGTATTTTCCCAAAGGAGGAACTTCTGTTGATGAAATTCGTGACTCTGCCAACAGCCAGGGAACCATAGCCTTGTGTAAATACGCAGGATCTGGGGCAAATTCTCTGGAGAAAAAGTATGATGTGCCCGCCATCATAGAATCACCACCCATAGGTCTGCAAAATACGGACCAGTTCCTGAGAAATCTGAAAAAACTCACTGACTGTGAAATTCCAGATAGTATCCTGGACGAAAGGGGAATGCTGGTGGATTTAATTGCGGATAATGCTGCAAGATATCTCTTTGACCGGAAAGTGGCCATATACGGAGATCCAGACATGACCACCGGAATGGCCCGTTTCGTTGGAGAACTGGGTATGGAGCCCACCATGGTCTGTACTGGTGCCAACAGTAAAACATTCGCTCCAGATATGGAAAAAATTTCCAAAGAAACTGGATGTGATATAGACGTGCTGTTTGAACAGGATATGCGGTCCTTTGAAGTCTACGTTAAGGAAAACCCTGTGGACCTCATGATCGGACCTTCTGATGGCCGATTACTGGCCCAAAATCTTGGTATCCCCTTAATACGAGTCGGATTCCCAGTTTATGACAGAATTGGATACCACAGGCACCCAATAGTGGGTTATAATGGTGCTGCACGTTTAATGGAACTTATAACCAACTCCGTACTTGAAAAGTACTATGAACCAAGCCACTGGAAACTACAGCAATAG